A genome region from Chryseobacterium sp. G0186 includes the following:
- a CDS encoding enoyl-ACP reductase: protein MSYGLLKGKKGIIFGALNEQSIAWKVAERCHEEGAEFILSNAPIALRMGELNGLAEKTGSEVIAADATSIEDLEKLFDAAVAKFGKIDFILHSIGMSINVRKGKHYTEMNYDWLEKGWDISAVSFHKVMRVAWEKDCMNEWGSILALTYIAAQRTFPDYNDMSDNKAYLESIARTFGNYWGERKVRVNTVSQSPTMTTAGSGVKGFGGFLGYAEDMSPLGNATALECADYCVTLFSDLTKKVTMQNLFHDGGFSSSGVTQKVIGKYDVE from the coding sequence ATGTCATACGGTTTACTTAAAGGCAAAAAGGGAATTATATTTGGAGCCCTTAATGAACAATCTATCGCATGGAAAGTTGCTGAGAGATGTCATGAGGAAGGTGCAGAATTCATCTTATCTAATGCTCCTATCGCTTTGAGAATGGGAGAACTTAATGGTTTAGCCGAAAAAACAGGTTCTGAAGTGATTGCTGCAGATGCTACTTCTATCGAAGATCTTGAAAAACTTTTTGATGCTGCTGTTGCAAAATTTGGTAAAATCGACTTTATCCTACATTCCATCGGAATGTCTATCAACGTAAGAAAAGGAAAACATTATACAGAAATGAATTACGATTGGTTGGAAAAAGGCTGGGATATTTCAGCGGTTTCTTTCCATAAGGTAATGCGTGTGGCTTGGGAGAAAGACTGTATGAATGAGTGGGGAAGTATTTTGGCTCTTACTTATATTGCAGCTCAGAGAACATTCCCGGACTACAATGATATGTCTGATAACAAAGCTTATCTGGAAAGCATCGCAAGAACTTTCGGAAACTATTGGGGAGAAAGAAAAGTACGTGTAAATACGGTTTCTCAGTCTCCTACAATGACCACTGCAGGTAGCGGAGTGAAAGGTTTTGGAGGATTCCTTGGGTATGCTGAAGATATGTCTCCACTAGGAAATGCTACAGCTCTTGAATGTGCAGACTACTGTGTAACTTTATTCTCTGATCTTACTAAAAAAGTAACCATGCAGAATCTTTTCCATGATGGAGGTTTCAGCAGTTCAGGAGTTACCCAGAAAGTGATTGGTAAATATGATGTTGAATAA
- a CDS encoding DNA-3-methyladenine glycosylase I: MEKIRCGWCEKDDLYRKYHDEEWGRPVYDDETIFEFLILESFQAGLSWYTILSKRENFRKAFDHFDYKKMAAYSDIKIEELMSNPGIVRNRLKILAAVTNAQKFMEVQHEFGSFSKYIWGFINGKPVDNRPKALSEVPATTETSDVISKDLKKRGFKFVGSTVVYAHMQATGMINDHIENCFTRK, from the coding sequence ATGGAAAAAATACGTTGTGGATGGTGTGAAAAGGATGATCTGTACAGAAAGTACCATGATGAAGAGTGGGGAAGACCTGTCTATGATGATGAAACGATATTTGAGTTCCTTATCCTTGAAAGCTTTCAGGCCGGACTGAGCTGGTATACCATTCTTTCTAAAAGAGAAAACTTCAGAAAAGCTTTCGATCACTTTGATTATAAAAAAATGGCTGCTTATTCTGATATAAAGATAGAAGAGTTGATGAGCAATCCTGGAATTGTAAGAAACAGGCTTAAAATACTGGCGGCAGTTACCAATGCACAGAAATTCATGGAAGTTCAGCATGAATTCGGGAGTTTTTCCAAATATATTTGGGGCTTTATAAATGGGAAACCAGTTGATAATAGACCTAAGGCGTTATCAGAAGTACCGGCAACAACGGAAACTTCTGATGTTATTTCTAAAGACTTAAAAAAAAGAGGATTTAAATTTGTTGGATCAACAGTGGTTTACGCTCATATGCAGGCTACCGGAATGATCAATGATCATATCGAAAACTGCTTTACAAGAAAATAA